A stretch of Rubinisphaera margarita DNA encodes these proteins:
- a CDS encoding PQQ-binding-like beta-propeller repeat protein, with the protein MNESLTESSASPDADGNAESSATQPSRRNWYRVWGMPVSTIVIIGLGLIWARFLFDPLQGRAIVNFLTVSLIGSLGILLAFWFCCLSYFSRRTVLTVMIPLILVGVGWAASVRSVEFDGDMNADFVYRWEPKAQLQEVQTAELAGDDKEFVVTATDMPAYRGLNRDGIVVGPSVKTDWQQNPPRELWRTDVGEGYASMAIVGDSLVTLEQRDTQEAVTCYDTQTGQLKWIHAYEARFYEAMGGLGPRTTPTVVDGRVYSAGASGDVLCLDFWTGKPVWSRNLLEDLEIPNVVWGISSSPLIYQNMVIVNAGGPVGDGLVALDRETGKTVWQAEGISEYSDELPTSYAGYSSPDVMIIHGVEQIVMFDGFGVSSYEPLTGRRLWNYEHKNGAGVNAAQPILLDDGDHLFISASYGMGSALIDIQKKEDNWTVTRVWHDTRVLRSKFANAIYHSGHVFGLDEGILMCIDPLTGDKRWKEGRYGHGQMLMTHELLVILAEDGTLNIVAADPVEFRQLATMTVLPNATKVWNPPALAEGIVYVRDHREMAAFDLRENQ; encoded by the coding sequence ATGAACGAGTCGCTCACGGAATCCTCTGCTTCTCCGGACGCTGATGGGAATGCTGAATCATCGGCCACCCAGCCGAGCCGCCGCAACTGGTATCGCGTCTGGGGCATGCCGGTCTCAACGATCGTCATTATCGGCCTGGGACTGATCTGGGCGCGATTTCTCTTCGATCCGTTGCAGGGACGGGCGATCGTCAATTTTCTCACCGTGTCGCTGATCGGCTCCCTGGGAATTCTGCTGGCGTTCTGGTTCTGCTGCCTCTCGTATTTTTCCCGGCGAACAGTTCTGACCGTGATGATTCCGCTGATTCTCGTCGGCGTCGGCTGGGCGGCTTCGGTCCGTTCGGTCGAATTCGACGGCGATATGAACGCCGATTTCGTCTATCGCTGGGAACCGAAAGCCCAACTTCAGGAAGTCCAGACCGCGGAACTGGCGGGAGACGACAAAGAATTCGTCGTCACGGCTACCGATATGCCGGCTTATCGCGGGTTGAATCGGGACGGGATTGTCGTCGGGCCCAGCGTGAAGACCGACTGGCAGCAGAATCCGCCCCGGGAACTCTGGCGAACCGATGTCGGCGAGGGTTATGCCTCGATGGCCATCGTGGGAGATTCGCTGGTCACGCTCGAACAGCGAGACACACAGGAAGCGGTCACCTGCTACGACACACAAACCGGTCAACTGAAATGGATTCACGCTTATGAAGCCCGCTTCTACGAAGCCATGGGAGGACTCGGTCCCCGGACCACGCCGACCGTGGTCGATGGCCGGGTCTACTCCGCCGGAGCGAGCGGCGATGTCCTCTGCCTCGATTTCTGGACCGGAAAACCGGTCTGGTCCCGCAATCTGCTGGAAGACCTGGAGATCCCGAACGTCGTCTGGGGAATCTCCTCCAGCCCGCTGATTTATCAGAACATGGTGATCGTGAACGCCGGCGGACCGGTCGGCGACGGACTCGTTGCTCTCGATCGCGAAACCGGCAAGACTGTCTGGCAAGCCGAAGGGATCAGTGAATACAGCGACGAACTGCCAACCAGCTACGCCGGCTACAGCTCGCCGGATGTCATGATCATTCACGGCGTCGAGCAAATCGTGATGTTCGACGGATTTGGCGTCAGCAGCTACGAACCTTTGACCGGCCGGCGGCTCTGGAATTATGAGCACAAGAATGGAGCCGGCGTAAACGCCGCCCAGCCGATTCTGCTCGACGATGGTGACCACCTCTTTATTTCAGCTTCGTATGGAATGGGGAGTGCTCTCATTGATATCCAGAAAAAAGAGGACAACTGGACCGTCACCAGGGTCTGGCACGACACGCGCGTGCTTCGCAGCAAGTTCGCCAATGCCATTTATCACTCCGGTCACGTTTTCGGTCTCGATGAAGGCATTCTGATGTGCATCGATCCTCTAACCGGCGACAAACGCTGGAAAGAGGGGCGATATGGACATGGTCAGATGCTGATGACCCACGAACTTCTGGTGATCCTGGCGGAAGATGGCACGTTAAACATTGTGGCAGCTGATCCCGTCGAGTTTCGGCAACTGGCGACCATGACTGTTCTGCCGAATGCGACCAAAGTCTGGAACCCGCCGGCGCTGGCGGAGGGGATCGTTTATGTACGCGATCACCGCGAAATGGCAGCCTTCGACTTGCGAGAAAATCAATGA
- a CDS encoding PP2C family protein-serine/threonine phosphatase gives MSQQPMELDELTPPMDSFAFSGQLSEILEMMRAISVHDDPDDVFREYATRIRQIYPVDKAVMLTLTDEDAGDVKAAMMDDWENPIHPWGNTHRFHPLTSGILKRLCLDGQPAIINDLDPVVDEGDLPYLHEIGSLRAIPLFENGVARHMIVGLKYGRNGFSQEELPALVWLSNLFGRAIQNLILARQLKKAYESVDRELKTVGDIQRNLLPEEIPRVPTLELATYYETSQRAGGDYYDFFPLPNGKVGIFIADVSGHGTPAAVVMSIMHTIAHTYTGSHEPPSEFLNHLNQHLSQRFTAKSGIFVTGFYAIYDPQTRQITYSSAGHNPPLRRRCGEANVSTLDGAGRMPLGIAEDITYIDATEQLSPGDRVVLYTDGIVEAHGLDDSLFGVDRLGAIVGRCDLTTTTIVEAVVKQLEKFSGQKRQADDCTLVVMKVH, from the coding sequence ATGAGCCAACAGCCGATGGAACTGGACGAACTGACTCCTCCCATGGATTCATTCGCGTTCTCAGGCCAGCTTTCCGAGATCCTGGAGATGATGCGGGCCATCAGCGTTCATGATGACCCCGACGACGTTTTCCGCGAGTACGCCACTCGCATTCGTCAGATCTATCCCGTCGACAAAGCGGTGATGCTGACGCTGACCGACGAAGACGCCGGCGATGTCAAAGCCGCGATGATGGACGACTGGGAAAACCCGATTCATCCGTGGGGGAACACCCATCGGTTCCACCCGCTGACGTCCGGAATCCTGAAGAGATTGTGCCTGGACGGACAGCCGGCGATCATCAACGACCTCGATCCTGTTGTGGACGAAGGAGATCTGCCGTATCTGCACGAGATCGGCTCGCTCCGCGCCATTCCGTTATTCGAGAACGGCGTGGCTCGACACATGATTGTCGGTCTCAAGTACGGCAGGAACGGGTTCTCTCAGGAAGAGCTGCCGGCGCTGGTCTGGCTGTCGAATCTGTTCGGTCGCGCCATCCAGAACCTCATTCTGGCCCGCCAGTTGAAGAAGGCGTACGAGTCGGTTGACCGGGAACTGAAAACCGTTGGTGACATCCAGCGCAACCTGTTGCCTGAAGAGATCCCGCGTGTCCCGACCCTCGAACTGGCCACCTATTACGAAACCTCGCAGCGAGCCGGGGGCGACTACTACGACTTCTTCCCGCTGCCGAACGGGAAAGTCGGAATCTTTATCGCCGATGTCAGCGGGCACGGGACGCCGGCGGCTGTGGTGATGTCGATCATGCACACCATCGCCCACACCTACACCGGGTCGCACGAGCCGCCGAGCGAGTTCCTGAATCACCTGAATCAGCACCTGTCGCAGCGGTTCACCGCCAAGAGCGGGATCTTTGTGACGGGATTTTACGCCATCTATGACCCGCAGACGCGGCAGATCACGTACTCGTCCGCCGGACACAATCCGCCTCTCCGCCGTCGTTGTGGAGAAGCCAATGTGAGCACCCTCGATGGTGCCGGTCGCATGCCGCTCGGCATCGCCGAGGATATCACGTACATCGATGCGACCGAGCAGCTCTCGCCGGGAGACCGGGTTGTGCTTTATACCGACGGAATCGTCGAAGCGCATGGCCTGGACGACAGCCTGTTCGGCGTCGATCGACTCGGCGCCATTGTCGGGCGTTGCGATCTGACGACGACAACCATCGTCGAAGCCGTCGTGAAGCAACTGGAGAAATTCAGCGGTCAGAAACGTCAGGCCGACGACTGCACCCTCGTGGTGATGAAGGTCCACTGA
- the map gene encoding type I methionyl aminopeptidase — MKLSQLRKAVLPNARREYPLYGPEELQKLRRATRFNARLMDELRTHVAPGIRTSELDEIAFVFTRDHGHTPACLGYKGYPKSICTSINDVVCHGIPDETELQDGDIVNLDVTTIVDGWYGDQSETFLVGEVSEEARAVTQVAFDALYVGIRAIEPNGTVYDIASAITRYAEERGFGVVRNYQGHGIGQAFHQEPGVPHYPHESTRRNVIVPGCSFTIEPMINAGRPETVIERDGWTVRTKDRSLSAQFEHQIYMTEAGPEILTMTENGPQEGHQF; from the coding sequence GTGAAATTAAGCCAATTGCGAAAAGCCGTTCTTCCGAATGCCCGTCGGGAGTATCCTCTCTACGGTCCGGAAGAGCTGCAGAAGCTGCGTCGGGCGACCCGCTTCAATGCCCGGCTGATGGACGAACTGCGAACACATGTGGCTCCCGGAATTCGAACCAGCGAACTCGACGAGATCGCGTTCGTGTTCACCCGGGATCACGGTCACACGCCGGCCTGTCTGGGCTACAAGGGCTATCCGAAGTCGATCTGTACCAGCATTAACGACGTCGTCTGCCACGGAATTCCCGACGAAACCGAACTTCAGGACGGCGACATCGTCAATCTTGATGTCACGACCATTGTCGATGGCTGGTACGGCGATCAGTCAGAGACATTCCTCGTCGGGGAAGTGAGCGAAGAGGCGCGAGCCGTGACGCAGGTCGCCTTCGATGCCCTGTATGTGGGGATTCGGGCGATCGAACCCAATGGCACAGTTTACGATATCGCCAGCGCAATCACACGGTATGCGGAGGAGCGGGGCTTCGGCGTGGTCCGCAACTATCAGGGACACGGTATCGGACAGGCCTTCCACCAGGAACCGGGCGTGCCGCATTATCCGCATGAGTCCACGCGAAGAAATGTGATCGTTCCCGGCTGTTCGTTCACAATCGAGCCGATGATCAACGCAGGCCGGCCGGAGACGGTCATCGAACGCGACGGATGGACCGTGCGGACGAAGGATCGTTCGCTGTCAGCTCAGTTTGAGCATCAAATCTACATGACGGAAGCCGGTCCGGAAATTCTGACGATGACTGAGAATGGCCCTCAGGAAGGGCATCAGTTCTAG
- the lptB gene encoding LPS export ABC transporter ATP-binding protein, whose translation MPLLECVDLVKDYPGGKRAVDGVSFDIERGEIVGLLGPNGAGKSTTFKMTCGLVTPTEGRVLLNGKDVTRWPMYKRARQGMGYLPQDESVFSKLSVADNVRAILEFMPLSSRDRKHRIDELLDQFGLLDKKKQLAGTLSGGERRRLEIARCLASDPELILLDEPFTGIDPVTINGIQDIIYDLRDRGISILLTDHRERETLTITDRSNVICAGRVLVSGDAETVLRDPMAQRLYFGTRFDAESIIEEKGNFRAAEKLRKPA comes from the coding sequence ATGCCGTTGTTGGAATGCGTTGATCTGGTGAAGGATTACCCGGGCGGGAAGCGAGCCGTCGACGGGGTGAGTTTCGACATTGAGCGGGGCGAAATCGTCGGTCTGCTCGGTCCGAACGGAGCCGGGAAATCGACCACCTTCAAGATGACTTGCGGCCTCGTCACGCCGACTGAGGGCCGGGTATTGCTCAACGGGAAAGATGTCACCCGCTGGCCGATGTACAAACGCGCCCGGCAGGGCATGGGCTATCTGCCGCAGGATGAAAGCGTCTTCAGCAAGCTGAGCGTTGCCGATAACGTGCGGGCGATTCTTGAATTCATGCCTCTCAGTTCCCGCGACCGGAAACACCGCATCGATGAACTGCTCGACCAGTTCGGTCTGCTCGACAAGAAAAAGCAGCTGGCCGGAACCCTCTCGGGCGGGGAACGTCGCCGGCTCGAAATTGCGCGTTGCCTGGCCAGCGACCCTGAACTGATTCTGCTCGATGAACCGTTCACCGGAATCGACCCGGTCACAATCAACGGCATTCAGGATATCATCTACGATCTGCGGGACCGCGGCATCTCGATTCTGCTGACTGACCACCGCGAACGTGAGACGCTGACGATCACCGATCGAAGCAACGTCATCTGCGCGGGCCGCGTGCTCGTCTCCGGCGATGCGGAAACCGTGCTTCGCGATCCAATGGCTCAGCGACTGTACTTCGGAACTCGCTTCGATGCCGAATCGATCATCGAAGAGAAGGGCAACTTCCGAGCCGCAGAGAAACTCCGCAAGCCTGCGTAA
- a CDS encoding efflux RND transporter permease subunit → MLGTIESFYQRHSRHLLAALILTLPFLVYEAARIPTNNDVETWLPAQSELKQRYDRFREDFGSEEMIVVGLKNGADEERLVSALANRLEQVPGVRQTWDSTRFRQMMEELQVPEPTIQERLVGMTESVDGGFLAILVLLNEDGTAAREKVVAGIRQELEYCQIPRKQYALAGGPVIVAELDRLGGQKNNRKFFMMTLLLGFLLLLGIVRDWRVSSAMMLLTVWAIQATTTGVKWFAGEMNFILGALPVMVMVFTLAIAIHYLHYYDAVRRKPFAVGRGLLAALRPCLFATLTTTIGLASLGLSDIMPVRQFGYAASLGCIVAMLTALTAMPAIVVAFGFKGFGETRLLEYQRSIFRGILRHRYASVAIPLIIVAGTGIAVPELRSRLEPLDFLPAANQVLTDVKEVQNRLTTLDSIEIVIDFDGQEDHFLNRLDRVRKIEAIVARHPWVRRTSSPASFFPTVDEMPESTHEIGSLLKTAKSRAGESDYLACGQRFWRISARIEPEAREHQAEMVEELRSQLAGYSVVLTGLSPLVKQAQSQIFEGFWSSFGTAFVIITAVMMLALRSVTTGLFAMIPNLTPLLMVFGLLAWCGIPIDIGMMMTGSIALGIAVDGTFHYLVHYEREFRSDGDSPRASECALVHTGPAIAEAAVIAAIGMLALGFSQFAPTSRFGLLMSGLLMAALVGDLVLLPAMLALRPSRRRKAQPEPVSQELQLKGPHRAMVSSSRRSAVH, encoded by the coding sequence GTGCTTGGAACGATTGAATCATTTTATCAGCGGCACAGCCGGCATCTGCTGGCGGCGTTGATCCTCACGTTGCCATTCCTGGTCTACGAAGCCGCCCGCATTCCGACGAATAACGACGTCGAAACCTGGCTGCCGGCTCAGTCTGAACTCAAGCAGCGGTACGATCGATTCCGGGAAGACTTCGGCAGCGAAGAGATGATTGTTGTCGGCTTGAAGAACGGAGCCGATGAGGAACGACTCGTTTCCGCTCTGGCCAATCGACTCGAACAGGTCCCCGGCGTCCGCCAGACCTGGGACTCGACTCGTTTCCGACAGATGATGGAAGAGTTGCAGGTCCCCGAGCCAACCATTCAGGAACGCCTCGTCGGGATGACCGAGTCGGTTGATGGCGGTTTCCTGGCGATTCTGGTCCTTCTCAATGAAGACGGGACCGCGGCTCGTGAGAAAGTGGTCGCCGGGATTCGACAGGAGCTGGAGTACTGTCAGATTCCCCGGAAGCAGTATGCACTCGCTGGCGGCCCGGTGATCGTTGCGGAGCTCGATCGGCTCGGCGGACAGAAGAACAACCGCAAGTTCTTTATGATGACCCTGCTGCTCGGGTTTCTGCTGTTGCTGGGAATCGTACGCGACTGGCGGGTCAGCTCGGCGATGATGCTGCTGACCGTATGGGCGATTCAGGCGACGACCACTGGTGTGAAGTGGTTTGCCGGGGAAATGAACTTCATTCTCGGCGCCCTGCCGGTAATGGTGATGGTCTTCACGCTCGCGATCGCCATCCACTATCTGCACTACTACGATGCCGTGCGACGCAAGCCGTTTGCCGTCGGGCGAGGTTTGCTCGCGGCATTACGCCCCTGTCTGTTCGCAACGCTGACCACGACGATTGGTCTGGCGAGTCTCGGCTTGAGCGACATTATGCCGGTGCGGCAGTTCGGTTACGCCGCCTCCCTGGGATGCATCGTGGCCATGCTGACCGCGCTGACGGCGATGCCGGCGATCGTCGTCGCGTTTGGTTTCAAGGGATTCGGCGAAACGCGCCTGCTGGAGTATCAACGCTCGATCTTCCGGGGCATTTTGCGGCATCGCTACGCCTCCGTCGCGATCCCGCTGATCATCGTTGCCGGGACGGGAATCGCCGTGCCGGAGCTGCGCAGCCGCCTGGAACCGCTCGACTTCCTCCCGGCCGCCAATCAGGTTCTTACCGACGTCAAGGAAGTTCAGAACCGGCTCACGACCCTGGACTCGATCGAGATCGTGATTGATTTCGACGGTCAGGAGGATCACTTCCTGAATCGGCTCGATCGCGTGCGGAAGATCGAAGCGATCGTGGCCCGGCATCCCTGGGTGCGGCGAACATCTTCGCCGGCCAGCTTCTTCCCGACAGTCGACGAGATGCCGGAATCGACGCACGAAATCGGCTCGTTGCTGAAAACCGCCAAGTCGCGGGCCGGGGAAAGCGACTATCTCGCCTGCGGACAGCGATTCTGGCGGATCTCCGCTCGTATCGAGCCGGAAGCCCGGGAGCATCAGGCGGAGATGGTCGAAGAGCTGCGAAGTCAACTGGCCGGCTATTCCGTCGTACTCACTGGACTCTCCCCGCTCGTGAAGCAGGCTCAGAGTCAGATTTTCGAAGGGTTCTGGTCCAGTTTCGGAACGGCGTTCGTCATCATCACCGCTGTGATGATGCTGGCGCTGCGATCTGTCACGACCGGCCTGTTCGCCATGATCCCCAACCTGACCCCGCTGTTGATGGTGTTCGGGCTGCTCGCCTGGTGCGGAATCCCGATCGATATCGGGATGATGATGACGGGGAGTATAGCACTCGGAATTGCGGTCGACGGGACGTTCCACTACCTTGTTCACTACGAGAGGGAATTCCGTTCTGATGGAGACTCGCCGCGGGCATCTGAATGTGCTCTGGTGCATACGGGGCCGGCAATTGCCGAAGCAGCCGTGATTGCCGCCATCGGAATGCTGGCGCTGGGATTCAGTCAGTTCGCACCGACATCGCGCTTTGGATTGCTGATGTCGGGCCTGCTGATGGCGGCTCTGGTGGGCGATTTGGTGTTGTTGCCGGCCATGCTGGCACTGCGGCCCTCCCGCCGACGAAAGGCTCAGCCGGAACCGGTCAGTCAGGAGCTCCAGCTCAAGGGGCCGCACAGAGCGATGGTTTCCTCTTCCCGTAGGTCGGCAGTCCACTAA
- a CDS encoding gamma-glutamylcyclotransferase family protein — protein MSEYVFVYGTLKRGFCRAHYMQGARFIDTARTEPGYLLFDVGEYPALVRHETGQSVQGELYEVEPDLWPILDEVEGVAADLYRRLTVQLEAPHDELRVETYLYRRSITGLRRCGSHWP, from the coding sequence GTGAGTGAGTATGTATTCGTCTATGGAACCCTGAAACGAGGCTTCTGCCGCGCTCATTACATGCAGGGAGCGCGATTCATCGATACCGCTCGCACCGAGCCGGGCTATCTGCTGTTTGATGTCGGCGAGTACCCTGCTCTGGTTCGCCACGAGACAGGACAAAGCGTTCAGGGCGAGTTGTACGAAGTCGAGCCCGATCTGTGGCCGATCCTCGATGAAGTGGAAGGTGTGGCCGCGGACTTGTACCGACGGCTCACGGTTCAGCTCGAAGCGCCCCACGACGAGCTTCGGGTGGAGACGTATCTCTATCGGCGATCGATCACCGGGCTTCGCCGCTGCGGCTCTCACTGGCCGTGA
- a CDS encoding AAA family ATPase, which translates to MNEHIEIDGVSLHLSQPDTTASPWIGQAEVLKQILACWLVVDKLDLPLAPRLVGTPGIGKTTLALAAARERQQSAFIYQCTADTRPEDLLVTPVLGEKGTIQYHASPLVSAMLTGGVCILDEGNRMNEKSWASLAPLLDHRRYVESIVAGITIKAHSEFRCAVTMNDDESTFEIPDYILSRLQPTLLLTYPSREDEMNILKYHLPFADDDLLNLTVEFLQKSHELKLDFSTRDGLNVLRYALKRIAQNPEHPLAKDTAWREALECCLGDEAMDLESLAKRKNQSLGGNVLPMGLGDFFFDPNDPLHPDFDDDDDEDDDDDFDDED; encoded by the coding sequence ATGAACGAACATATCGAGATTGATGGAGTTTCCCTCCATCTGTCCCAGCCCGATACCACAGCCAGTCCCTGGATCGGTCAGGCGGAAGTTCTCAAGCAGATTCTGGCCTGCTGGCTGGTCGTCGACAAACTGGACCTGCCCCTCGCGCCGCGACTGGTCGGAACGCCCGGAATCGGCAAGACCACGCTCGCACTCGCCGCGGCTCGTGAACGGCAGCAGTCGGCGTTTATCTATCAATGCACCGCCGATACCCGGCCGGAAGACCTGCTTGTGACGCCCGTCCTCGGCGAGAAGGGAACGATTCAGTATCACGCCTCTCCGTTAGTATCCGCGATGCTCACCGGCGGCGTCTGTATTCTGGACGAAGGCAACCGGATGAACGAGAAGTCCTGGGCTTCTCTGGCTCCGCTGCTCGATCATCGACGCTATGTGGAATCGATTGTGGCTGGCATCACCATCAAAGCTCATTCTGAATTCCGCTGTGCCGTGACGATGAACGATGATGAATCGACGTTCGAGATTCCGGATTACATCCTCAGCCGTCTGCAGCCGACACTGCTGTTGACCTATCCGTCTCGCGAAGACGAAATGAACATCCTGAAGTATCATCTGCCTTTCGCCGACGATGACCTGCTGAACCTGACCGTTGAGTTCCTGCAGAAGTCGCACGAGCTGAAACTCGACTTCTCGACCCGCGATGGACTCAACGTACTCCGGTATGCTCTGAAGCGGATCGCACAGAATCCGGAGCATCCGCTGGCGAAAGACACCGCCTGGCGCGAAGCACTGGAATGCTGCCTCGGCGATGAAGCCATGGACCTGGAGTCGCTGGCCAAACGCAAGAATCAGTCCCTCGGCGGCAATGTCCTGCCGATGGGCCTGGGCGATTTCTTTTTCGATCCCAACGATCCGCTTCATCCCGACTTCGATGACGACGATGACGAAGATGATGACGACGACTTCGACGACGAAGATTAA
- a CDS encoding SDR family oxidoreductase, with product MINATKPDAQYLLLTGATGLLGRYLMRDLALANVPLAVVVRPSRRQSAQSRVDAIMSYWECELGQELARPVVLEGELCEDSLGLEADDIRWAINNCRGVIHNAASLSFVSTGPEAEPYRSNVGGTKNVLRFCQEAGIREFHHVSTAYVCGLRKGNILESELNEGQEFGNPYEESKVQAEEMVRSADFIDSLTVYRPAIIVGDSETGFTNTFHGFYAAVQLVHTLAKNNEKGRETGFADSFPTRVTLSGTERKNFVPVDWVSAVMAHILSHRSLHGDTYHLTPRNAVRAKTIHSVLQASTRFFGSTMVGANAEVPDQTEMEGFFYEHIHIYNSYWRDDPVFDSSNTQQAAPHLPCPHMDYNMLLFLARQAIEMNFSWRDKPLVKETSRLTVNSR from the coding sequence ATGATCAACGCGACGAAACCTGACGCACAGTACCTGCTGCTCACCGGAGCCACCGGCCTTCTTGGTCGTTACCTCATGCGTGACCTGGCTTTGGCGAATGTTCCGCTGGCTGTGGTGGTGCGCCCGTCGCGGCGACAATCGGCTCAATCCCGGGTCGATGCCATCATGAGCTACTGGGAATGCGAGCTCGGTCAGGAACTCGCTCGCCCGGTCGTCCTGGAAGGCGAACTCTGCGAAGATTCTCTGGGGCTGGAAGCCGACGACATTCGCTGGGCGATCAACAATTGTCGCGGCGTGATTCACAACGCCGCTTCGCTGTCGTTTGTCAGCACGGGGCCGGAAGCCGAGCCCTATCGCTCCAATGTGGGCGGCACGAAGAATGTGCTCCGCTTCTGCCAGGAAGCAGGGATCCGGGAGTTCCATCACGTCTCCACCGCTTACGTCTGCGGGCTTCGCAAGGGAAACATCCTCGAATCCGAGCTCAATGAGGGGCAGGAATTCGGCAACCCTTACGAAGAGAGCAAGGTTCAGGCCGAAGAAATGGTCCGTTCAGCGGACTTCATCGATTCACTCACGGTCTATCGCCCGGCCATTATCGTGGGAGATTCCGAAACCGGTTTCACCAACACGTTCCATGGGTTTTATGCAGCCGTGCAACTGGTCCATACGCTGGCCAAGAACAACGAGAAGGGCCGCGAAACCGGCTTCGCCGACTCCTTCCCGACCCGCGTGACGTTGAGCGGAACGGAACGCAAGAATTTCGTTCCCGTCGACTGGGTCTCGGCTGTGATGGCACATATCCTGTCACACCGCTCGCTGCACGGAGACACCTACCATCTGACTCCGCGGAACGCCGTTCGCGCCAAGACAATTCATTCCGTACTGCAGGCCTCGACGCGTTTCTTCGGCTCGACGATGGTCGGAGCCAACGCCGAAGTCCCCGATCAAACGGAAATGGAAGGCTTCTTTTACGAGCACATCCATATCTACAACTCCTACTGGCGCGACGATCCAGTCTTCGACAGCTCGAATACCCAGCAGGCCGCCCCGCATCTGCCGTGTCCGCACATGGATTACAACATGCTGCTGTTCCTGGCGCGGCAGGCCATTGAGATGAACTTCAGCTGGCGGGATAAACCGCTGGTTAAAGAAACCTCCCGACTGACAGTCAACTCCCGCTAA
- a CDS encoding class II fumarate hydratase, whose translation MSDFRTERDSMGDVQVPRNAYYGAQTQRAVDNFPISGWTLHTDLIHAMGLVKFACGIANRDLGKLTGTGKRPLNDKEVEAMLNAAREVANGKHDDQFPIDVFQTGSGTSSNMNVNEVISNRAIELLDGDRFAAEKPVHPNDHVNMGQSTNDTFPTAIHVAVAMAIRNKLIPALKKFHESLAKKAEAWDQIIKIGRTHLADATPLRLGQEFGGFARQLQLSIDRAEAAVGAVLELPVGGTAVGSGINTHPEFGDHVATALAEETSIPFVEAENHFEANAQRDGLVECHGHLRTIASTLFNVSNNIRWLGSGPRCGFYEVQLPDRQPGSSIMPGKVNPVMCESMMQVAARVMGNDQTITLSGAAGGNFQLNIMMPVMGQTTLESVNLLASSADAFVEFCSDDMEANEEACEQMVEQSLSMVTSLNPYIGYEKASKLAKEAFKSGKTIRELCTEQQILDEATLNEALDPMRMTEPHAD comes from the coding sequence ATGTCTGATTTCCGTACCGAACGAGACTCGATGGGCGACGTCCAGGTTCCCCGGAACGCCTACTATGGGGCCCAGACGCAGAGAGCCGTCGACAACTTTCCGATTTCGGGCTGGACGCTCCACACCGATCTCATCCATGCCATGGGCCTTGTGAAGTTCGCCTGCGGCATCGCCAATCGCGATCTCGGCAAGTTGACCGGAACCGGCAAACGACCGCTCAACGACAAGGAAGTCGAAGCGATGCTCAACGCCGCCCGAGAAGTGGCCAATGGCAAGCACGATGACCAGTTCCCGATCGATGTCTTCCAGACTGGCTCCGGCACGTCGAGCAACATGAACGTCAACGAAGTGATCAGCAACCGAGCCATCGAACTTCTCGATGGGGACCGCTTTGCGGCCGAAAAGCCGGTGCACCCCAACGATCACGTCAACATGGGACAGAGCACGAACGATACGTTCCCGACCGCGATCCATGTCGCCGTGGCGATGGCAATTCGCAACAAACTGATTCCCGCGCTCAAGAAATTCCACGAGTCGCTGGCGAAGAAAGCCGAAGCCTGGGACCAGATCATCAAAATTGGTCGAACGCACCTTGCCGATGCGACCCCGTTGCGGCTCGGTCAGGAGTTCGGCGGCTTTGCCCGTCAACTTCAGTTGAGCATCGATCGAGCCGAGGCGGCTGTCGGAGCGGTTCTTGAACTTCCGGTTGGCGGCACCGCTGTCGGATCGGGAATCAACACACATCCCGAGTTCGGCGATCACGTCGCCACCGCGCTGGCCGAGGAAACATCGATCCCGTTTGTCGAAGCCGAGAATCATTTTGAAGCCAATGCACAACGGGACGGACTCGTCGAATGCCACGGGCATCTGCGGACGATCGCTTCCACGCTGTTTAACGTGTCGAACAACATCCGCTGGCTCGGTTCCGGTCCGCGATGCGGCTTCTATGAAGTCCAACTGCCGGACCGCCAGCCGGGCAGTTCGATCATGCCGGGCAAAGTGAACCCCGTGATGTGCGAAAGCATGATGCAGGTCGCTGCCCGCGTGATGGGGAACGATCAGACGATCACTCTCAGCGGAGCCGCCGGCGGCAACTTCCAGCTCAACATCATGATGCCGGTGATGGGACAGACGACGCTCGAAAGCGTGAACCTGCTCGCCAGCTCCGCCGATGCCTTCGTCGAGTTCTGCAGCGACGACATGGAAGCCAATGAAGAAGCCTGCGAACAGATGGTCGAACAGAGCCTCTCCATGGTTACCAGCCTGAACCCGTACATCGGCTACGAAAAGGCCTCCAAGCTCGCCAAGGAAGCCTTCAAGTCCGGCAAGACAATTCGCGAACTCTGCACCGAACAGCAGATCCTCGACGAAGCGACGCTGAACGAAGCCCTCGACCCGATGCGAATGACCGAACCCCACGCCGACTGA